A window of Ipomoea triloba cultivar NCNSP0323 chromosome 2, ASM357664v1 contains these coding sequences:
- the LOC116008887 gene encoding uncharacterized protein LOC116008887, whose protein sequence is MATAIDSTAFATCFSTKPRAALRLSPPSSALFHRRSLPNLSAFKLSANSKISRRAASIVCEASEIALEVPSVTADTWESLVLQSSGPVVVEFWASWCGPCRMFHPVMNELSKQYSGRVKCFKLNTDDSPSVASQYGIRSIPTVMIFLNGKKKDAIIGAVPKTTLTACVERYL, encoded by the exons ATGGCGACAGCTATCGATTCCACCGCCTTTGCCACTTGTTTTTCAACTAAACCACGTGCTGCTCTCCGCCTCTCGCCGCCGTCGTCAGCTCTATTCCACCGCCGTTCTCTACCAAACTTATCCGCTTTCAAGCTTTCCGCCAACTCAAAAATTTCTCGCCGCGCAGCAAGTATTGTTTGCGAAGCTTCCGAGATCGCCCTCGAAG TTCCTTCTGTAACAGCGGACACATGGGAATCACTTGTTCTCCAATCAAGTGGACCCGTGGTGGTTGAGTTTTGGGCGTCATGGTGTGGACCTTGTCGCATGTTCCATCCCGTAATGAACGAACTGTCAAAGCAATATTCTGGAAGGGTGAAATGCTTCAAACTGAACACGGACGATAGTCCTTCAGTTGCAAGCCAATATGGAATCAGAAGCATCCCAACGGTAATGATCTTCCTCAACGGTAAAAAGAAGGATGCAATAATTGGCGCTGTACCTAAGACCACTCTAACTGCCTGCGTCGAAAGATACCTGTAG
- the LOC116007568 gene encoding uncharacterized protein LOC116007568 isoform X2, whose translation MLVFTSKALFSFEGSVLFQLRPRNARAMEAARFSTASLSPIATGAHRVSATEASVSLEEWQGWGSTSPVPAMVLEVIEDLKLLEKNIDAHMDFGGNHGKLVGDFKVYEDKKHREKFKSLGDSEKKLQFFSARQIACRVLGSRDYLCQKCWLPKEDCMCSRVMPYHPWHHIRFWLYMHPKDFLRQNNTGKLLWQVFGVQAATLCLFGISEHEEMLWNALKLAGKDKVWCLYPNKNATPNSVKDIFYQNSLEDRDCQPKMANYDDVLNFILLDGTWSNSNAMFNRLKERAMSIWGEELPCISLNTGVSMMHRLSADPNHPGIVRAQQLQQLGSCMNSTLSPRSIHTG comes from the exons ATGCTCGTCTTTACCTCTAAAGCCCTCTTCAGCTTCGAGGGCTCTGTCCTCTTTCAGCTGCGTCCCCGGAACGCTAGAGCCATGGAGGCGGCGCGCTTCTCCACTGCCTCTCTTTCCCCTATCGCCACAGGAGCTCACAGGGTGAGCGCTACTGAAGCCTCCGTTAGCCTCGAGGAATGGCAGGGTTGGGGAAGCACATCCCCTGTACCCGCCATGGTTTTAGAGGTCATTGAAGACTTGAAGTTACTGGAGAAAAACATTGATGCCCACATGGATTTTGGAGGCAATCATGGAAAACTTGTg GGAGACTTCAAGGTGTATGAAGATAAGAAACATAGAGAAAAGTTCAAGTCCTTAGGAGATTCTGAAAAGAAGCTTCAGTTCTTTTCAGCTCGACAAATTGCGTGCCGCGTACTTGGAAGTAGAGATTACCTTTGTCAGAAG TGCTGGCTTCCCAAGGAAGACTGCATGTGTTCAAGAGTCATGCCCTATCATCCTTGGCACCATATAAGGTTTTGGTTGTATATGCATCCCAAG GATTTCTTGCGCCAAAATAACACTGGAAAACTATTATGGCAAGTATTTGGTGTTCAGGCTGCTACTTTGTGCTTATTTGGAATTTCGGAACACGAAGAAATGTTGTGGAATGCATTAAAACTTGCAG GGAAGGATAAGGTTTGGTGTCTTTATCCTAATAAGAACGCTACACCAAATTCTGTTAAGGATATCTTTTACCAAAATTCTTTGGAAGATCGAGATTGCCAACCAAAAATg GCAAATTACGATGATGTGTTGAACTTTATTCTGCTTGATGGCACTTGGAGCAATTCTAATGCAATGTTCAACCGTTTGAAG GAACGAGCCATGTCAATTTGGGGCGAGGAGCTTCCCTGTATATCACTAAACACAGGCGTATCCATGATGCATAGACTGAG CGCAGACCCCAACCATCCTGGGATCGTACGTGCACAGCAGCTGCAGCAATTGGGCTCCTGTATGAACTCCACCTTATCCCCGCGTTCAATTCATACGGGCTAG
- the LOC116010354 gene encoding E3 ubiquitin-protein ligase RMA1H1-like: MAMEQQVQRQVAPIPLSERWKSLAPGAEELDSNPSGGFDCNICLDLVQDPVVTICGHLYCWPCIYKWMHSQNSCGEDGDHQHPQCPVCKAEVTEKTLIPLYGRGLTTKPSEGKALGIVIPQRPPSPRWGGQGHVLIPATTPNGSHASQHLHHRGYPPQHTPSYQPYPGSYSVPPMLNLSGTATTALNHPMIGMIGEMVYSGMFRNSGSSLYAYPNSSYHLAAGGTTPRQRRQIVQADRSLGRLCFFLCCCVVLCLLLF, encoded by the coding sequence ATGGCGATGGAACAACAGGTTCAACGACAGGTTGCGCCAATTCCCTTGAGCGAGAGGTGGAAATCCCTAGCGCCCGGGGCAGAAGAGTTGGACAGCAATCCATCTGGAGGTTTCGACTGCAATATTTGCCTGGATCTTGTGCAGGATCCGGTGGTTACGATCTGCGGCCATCTCTACTGTTGGCCCTGCATATACAAATGGATGCATTCCCAGAATAGCTGTGGTGAAGATGGTGATCACCAACACCCACAGTGCCCCGTTTGCAAGGCTGAAGTTACCGAGAAGACCTTGATTCCTCTCTATGGCCGTGGCCTAACCACGAAGCCTTCTGAAGGCAAGGCTCTTGGCATTGTGATACCACAGAGGCCTCCGAGTCCAAGATGGGGCGGTCAGGGTCATGTCCTGATACCGGCTACAACCCCTAACGGTTCTCACGCCTCCCAACATCTCCATCACCGAGGCTATCCACCACAGCACACCCCATCGTACCAGCCTTATCCTGGTAGCTACAGCGTCCCGCCCATGCTTAACCTCAGTGGCACGGCAACTACTGCTCTGAACCATCCAATGATTGGGATGATTGGGGAAATGGTTTATTCGGGGATGTTTAGGAACTCGGGATCAAGCTTATATGCGTATCCCAACTCCTCTTATCATCTGGCTGCTGGTGGCACTACTCCAAGGCAGAGAAGGCAAATTGTGCAGGCTGATAGATCACTTGGCAGGCTGTGTTTTTTCCTTTGCTGTTGTGTAGTATTATGTCTTCTCTTGTTCTGA
- the LOC116007568 gene encoding uncharacterized protein LOC116007568 isoform X1 produces the protein MLVFTSKALFSFEGSVLFQLRPRNARAMEAARFSTASLSPIATGAHRVSATEASVSLEEWQGWGSTSPVPAMVLEVIEDLKLLEKNIDAHMDFGGNHGKLVGDFKVYEDKKHREKFKSLGDSEKKLQFFSARQIACRVLGSRDYLCQKCWLPKEDCMCSRVMPYHPWHHIRFWLYMHPKDFLRQNNTGKLLWQVFGVQAATLCLFGISEHEEMLWNALKLAGKDKVWCLYPNKNATPNSVKDIFYQNSLEDRDCQPKMANYDDVLNFILLDGTWSNSNAMFNRLKERAMSIWGEELPCISLNTGVSMMHRLRPQPSWDRTCTAAAAIGLLYELHLIPAFNSYGLDKQADAIEDALEVLLEALTTRRLRMGRSITRKERHNSNIMTQL, from the exons ATGCTCGTCTTTACCTCTAAAGCCCTCTTCAGCTTCGAGGGCTCTGTCCTCTTTCAGCTGCGTCCCCGGAACGCTAGAGCCATGGAGGCGGCGCGCTTCTCCACTGCCTCTCTTTCCCCTATCGCCACAGGAGCTCACAGGGTGAGCGCTACTGAAGCCTCCGTTAGCCTCGAGGAATGGCAGGGTTGGGGAAGCACATCCCCTGTACCCGCCATGGTTTTAGAGGTCATTGAAGACTTGAAGTTACTGGAGAAAAACATTGATGCCCACATGGATTTTGGAGGCAATCATGGAAAACTTGTg GGAGACTTCAAGGTGTATGAAGATAAGAAACATAGAGAAAAGTTCAAGTCCTTAGGAGATTCTGAAAAGAAGCTTCAGTTCTTTTCAGCTCGACAAATTGCGTGCCGCGTACTTGGAAGTAGAGATTACCTTTGTCAGAAG TGCTGGCTTCCCAAGGAAGACTGCATGTGTTCAAGAGTCATGCCCTATCATCCTTGGCACCATATAAGGTTTTGGTTGTATATGCATCCCAAG GATTTCTTGCGCCAAAATAACACTGGAAAACTATTATGGCAAGTATTTGGTGTTCAGGCTGCTACTTTGTGCTTATTTGGAATTTCGGAACACGAAGAAATGTTGTGGAATGCATTAAAACTTGCAG GGAAGGATAAGGTTTGGTGTCTTTATCCTAATAAGAACGCTACACCAAATTCTGTTAAGGATATCTTTTACCAAAATTCTTTGGAAGATCGAGATTGCCAACCAAAAATg GCAAATTACGATGATGTGTTGAACTTTATTCTGCTTGATGGCACTTGGAGCAATTCTAATGCAATGTTCAACCGTTTGAAG GAACGAGCCATGTCAATTTGGGGCGAGGAGCTTCCCTGTATATCACTAAACACAGGCGTATCCATGATGCATAGACTGAG ACCCCAACCATCCTGGGATCGTACGTGCACAGCAGCTGCAGCAATTGGGCTCCTGTATGAACTCCACCTTATCCCCGCGTTCAATTCATACGGGCTAGATAAGCAGGCTGATGCGATCGAAGATGCTTTGGAGGTCCTCTTAGAAGCTCTAACCACAAGGCGCCTTCGGATGGGAAGATCCATCACTCGTAAAGAAAGACACAATAGCAACATCATGACCCAACTTTAG